In Nostoc sphaeroides, the genomic window CTAAGCACAATTCTAATCACTTTGTGCCTAGCTATCACATAATAATATCAGTTTGTTCAAAAATTTCCGCCTGCACTGCTATATTGTGAGGGCGTTTTTCTGGAAAATCATCCAGCCACAATTAACGCATTTCTATGTGCGACGTCGAATAGCCCAACCCAGGCATCGCACCTTTAAAATAACTATATCCAGCTTGAGGCTGGACAATAGCTAGAGATATTTTTTAGATTGAATATTTACTTGATTTTTAACTTACCAAATCAACCAAGGCGTTGCTCTGAAAGCGGACTATAGATGAAACTGAGCAACCGCGATAATTCTCAGAGGTGAATACTGATAGTGTGATATTAGCTTGACCGGGATCTAAGATGCGTTTTACCTTGCAGGTTTGCATTTTGTTATTGCAGTAAGCAATAATGCGATCGCCAGCCTTGACTTCCAACGCTTGAATTTTCAATTAATACCAACCTTGCCAGGAATTTGCTTCGTTAAAGGAAAAATATATTGTTATATTTCACTTCTTCAACAATAGCAATGTTTATTTAAATATAGCACAAAAATTAAAGTATTTAATCGTATCAATTTAATCTTGATGATGTCAAGTTTCTTTATGCTCAAAACGCTATATAAATGCTGGATTTTCAGAAAATAAGCCTAAAATCCCGACCTTCGCGCAGCCTCTAGGCCGCAAGCCTCATCTGAAAAAATCCAGATAGTGGGAAACCTCCGTTCCAATTTTTCTAGAGCTAAACTTTTTCAAGTATAGATTTTTCCTTCTATGTTTTTGTTACAATCAATGAAATTTTTACATAAAAATACCACTATGGCTTTATATGCTGAATTACATAGACATCTAGGCGGCTCGGTCGTACCAAGAGTTTTATGGCGATATTTCGAGCGACATTCTTCGGAGTTGATTTCCCGCTTTGCTGACTATTCACAATTTGAAGATTTTTACACCCGTCCACGCAACACCCTAGATGAGTATCTAGAATTACACACCCTGGTAGAAAGTGTGCAAACTGTAGAGACTTTGCCTTACTTTATCTATCGCTTGGTGCGGGGTGCTTACATCTTTGAAAATTTGGCTTATCTGGAACTGCGCTACACTCCCTATTTGCGGACACCTGAGCATCTAAATCAATCACAGAGAATTGACAAGATGGCAGAAATTGTGCAAGTAGTAGGGCTTGCCAGCAACCAGCCAGAATATCCGATTGTTACTAGCCAAATTCTCTGTATGCACACGCGCCTACCTTATGAGGTAAACAAGGCGATTGTTGATTTGGCGGCGCAAAATAAGCAGTATGTCTGTGCAGTAGATGTAGCAGGGGGTGATAGCTATTATGCCGATCGCTTAGAAGAATGGGTTAGCTTATATGATTATGCGCGATCGCAGGGCGTTAAAACCACCGGACATCTATATGAAACCACTGCTGGCTGTTACCCTGAACTGTTACCCTATCTCATGCGAATCGGTCACGGCATCCAAATTCCCCTACTATATCCAGAGTTACTTAATGATGTCGCTAGACGCGGACAGTGTTTAGAGGTTTGCCCCACAACTTACCTGAAAACTGGTACTTTACAGGATATCCGTCAACTCAAATTAGTTTTTGACCGTTGTTTTGAAGCTGGAGTAGATATTGCTATCTGTACTGATAATGCTGGATTGCACAATGTGCGTCTGCCATTTGAGTATGAGAATCTCTTGACTTACGACATTATTAATTTTGCACAACTACAAGCTTGTCAGGATGCAGCTTTCCGTCATGCTTTTGCTTGGCCTTACACTCAGCGTCCCGCATCCCTGTTGAATGGTTTACTGAAACCTGAACCACCTAAAGTTTTGGCAACAAGGGATAGTAATTAACCAGGGAGCATCCCTTCAGGTGCAAAAACCTTGATAGCCCTCATCCCCTAACCCCGAATCCCAAAGATGGGATTCTCTTAACTAGAATTATGTCTCCCCTCTCCCAAAGATGGGAGAGGGGCTGGGGGTGAGGGAAAAGATTTAATCAAAATTTCTCGTGTATTCGCTTCTTTATCTCCTCTGCTTCCCTTGCACCCAGAAGCTATAAACTATAATTTATGGCATCTACTATTCAAGCTCTACCAACAGAAGTCGTATATCTTATTACAGCTGGTGAGGTAATCGACTCTTTCGCTTCTGTGGTGCGGGAATTGGTAGAAAATTCCCTAGACGCAGGTGCAACACGAATTGTGGTTTCGTTATGGCCGCAGCAATGGCGAATTCGTGTTGCAGATAATGGTTGTGGAATGAATCTAGATGATTTGCAACAAGCAGCCACAGCCCACAGCACCAGTAAAATTCGCTCTAGTGCCGATTTATGGAAAATTAACAGTTTGGGGTTTCGTGGTGAGGCGTTACATAGCTTAACAACTCTGGCAGATTTAGAAATTTTGAGTCGTCCTGTGGGTGGAAAATTAGGATGGCGGATTAGCTATGGCGATGGTGGGCAAGTTGTGCAAGTTGAAGTAACTGCGATCGCACCTGGTACAGTGGTGACAGTTTCTCATCTTTTCGGTAATTGCTCATCTCGTCGTCAGGGATTGCCCACAGCAGCACAGCAAATGAAAGCCGTGCAAGCCACAATTCACCAAATCGCTATGTGTCATCCCCATATTACTTGGCAGATTTGGCAAAATGATCGTCAATGGTTCACTATCTCTCCAGCTGCGACAACTGGGCAATTGCTACCGCAGATTTTACCCCAAGTGCGACAAGGTGATTTGCAAGAAGTCAAACTCGAAATACCCAACCCATTAAACTCCTATACAGAAGACGCGATGAATCGCGTCTCTACTCCAGACTCTTGTACAGACGCGATGAATCGCGTCTCTCCTTACTCCTCACTAAATTTAGTGGTAGGATTACCCGATCGCACTCATCGTCATCGTCCAGATTGGGTACGTGTAGCCATTAACGGCAGGGTGGTTAAGACACCAGAACTAGAGCAAACGATATTATCAGCATTTCATAGAACATTACCACGCGATCGCTATCCAATTTGTTTCTTACATCTTGCCATTTCCCCCGATCAAATTAATTGGAATCGCAATCCAGCAAAAACAGAAATTTACCTCAACGAAATCATTTATTGGCAAGAACAAATTACCCAAGCAATTAACCAAGCACTCAGCATCTCTTCTAGCAATCTCAAAGAAGCTGTCCATACAACACGAGTTAGTAAATTACTCAAAGCCGCAGAAGCCAAAGGCGGCTACAATTTCAATCCTCAAAATCCCAACTCTTGTACAGACGCGATTAATCGCGTCTCTCCTAACTCTTTAAAAGCTGTCGCTCAAGTTAGCAACACCTATATTGTGGCGGAACATTCAGGTGGTATGTGGTTAGTGGAACAGCACATTGCCCATGAGCGAGTTTTGTATGAGCAATTGTGTGATAATTGGCAACTTGTCCCCGTTGAACCGCCAATCATTCTTTATCAATTGTCACCAGCGCAACTATCGCAACTGCAACGCATCGGTTTAGAAATAGAACCCTTTGGCGAACAACTTTGGGCAGTGCGAAACATCCCTGCACCTTTGCGACAGCGAGACGACTGTGCAGAAGCAATTTTAGAACTTAGTTGGGGAGGCGACTTACAAACAGCCCAAGTAGCTGTCGCCTGTCGCAGTGCCATTCGTAACGGTACACCTATGAACCAACAAGAAATGCAGACACTTTTAGATAATTGGCAACACACTCGCAACCCTCGCACCTGTCCCCACGGACGCCCAATTTATTTATCCTTAGAAGAATCAGCTTTAGCCCGGTTTTTCCGGCGGAATTGGGTAATTGGTAAAAGTCATGGAATTTGATAG contains:
- a CDS encoding adenosine deaminase, coding for MALYAELHRHLGGSVVPRVLWRYFERHSSELISRFADYSQFEDFYTRPRNTLDEYLELHTLVESVQTVETLPYFIYRLVRGAYIFENLAYLELRYTPYLRTPEHLNQSQRIDKMAEIVQVVGLASNQPEYPIVTSQILCMHTRLPYEVNKAIVDLAAQNKQYVCAVDVAGGDSYYADRLEEWVSLYDYARSQGVKTTGHLYETTAGCYPELLPYLMRIGHGIQIPLLYPELLNDVARRGQCLEVCPTTYLKTGTLQDIRQLKLVFDRCFEAGVDIAICTDNAGLHNVRLPFEYENLLTYDIINFAQLQACQDAAFRHAFAWPYTQRPASLLNGLLKPEPPKVLATRDSN
- the mutL gene encoding DNA mismatch repair endonuclease MutL — encoded protein: MASTIQALPTEVVYLITAGEVIDSFASVVRELVENSLDAGATRIVVSLWPQQWRIRVADNGCGMNLDDLQQAATAHSTSKIRSSADLWKINSLGFRGEALHSLTTLADLEILSRPVGGKLGWRISYGDGGQVVQVEVTAIAPGTVVTVSHLFGNCSSRRQGLPTAAQQMKAVQATIHQIAMCHPHITWQIWQNDRQWFTISPAATTGQLLPQILPQVRQGDLQEVKLEIPNPLNSYTEDAMNRVSTPDSCTDAMNRVSPYSSLNLVVGLPDRTHRHRPDWVRVAINGRVVKTPELEQTILSAFHRTLPRDRYPICFLHLAISPDQINWNRNPAKTEIYLNEIIYWQEQITQAINQALSISSSNLKEAVHTTRVSKLLKAAEAKGGYNFNPQNPNSCTDAINRVSPNSLKAVAQVSNTYIVAEHSGGMWLVEQHIAHERVLYEQLCDNWQLVPVEPPIILYQLSPAQLSQLQRIGLEIEPFGEQLWAVRNIPAPLRQRDDCAEAILELSWGGDLQTAQVAVACRSAIRNGTPMNQQEMQTLLDNWQHTRNPRTCPHGRPIYLSLEESALARFFRRNWVIGKSHGI